In Musa acuminata AAA Group cultivar baxijiao chromosome BXJ2-10, Cavendish_Baxijiao_AAA, whole genome shotgun sequence, a genomic segment contains:
- the LOC135624491 gene encoding putative pentatricopeptide repeat-containing protein At5g59200, chloroplastic, with product MTTRNCRLLLSKCATLKELQQIHGRSVVEGLHPHRQFISCQILNAYARFGHANDARSLFREIPIPDIVSTTSLMSLCVRSDDHLGAVSLFSGILCSGGPPDGFAVVSALSASGRMGDVRIGRTVHAMVYRWGLGGETVVGNALIDMYCRNGRIELARKVFSEMIVRDSVTWSSMLHGNMKHIGLESACQLFDEMPMKDTSCWTVMITGHVQAKHPVRALQLFLRMKSEGHIPTPITLVGVLSACADIGALDLGRTVHAYINKINVDADVTVYNAVVDMYSKSGNVGMAYQIFDEMICKDVFTWTTMISGLAAHGDGYGAMKVFSKMLDSGVLPNQVTFVGVLSACSHSGMIHEGRKWFGRMKSIFNLSPQLEHYGCMIDLLGRAGLLSEAKSLIEKMDTEPDAIIWRSLLSACLAHSDAHLAEVAGKEIIRKEPEDDGVYVLLWNMYASLNRWEEALEMRKKMWNRKVVKQPGCSWIEVDGFVHEFLVEDRTHHLRSDIYVILEGMAKQLKMDSNISIFDESDTGDFFLDPELFI from the coding sequence ATGACCACAAGAAACTGCCGCCTGCTCCTCAGTAAATGCGCGACCCTAAAGGAACTCCAACAAATCCATGGCCGATCCGTCGTCGAAGGCCTCCACCCCCACCGCCAATTTATCTCCTGCCAGATCCTCAACGCCTACGCCCGATTTGGCCATGCCAATGATGCCCGTAGCCTCTTCCGCGAGATCCCCATCCCCGACATCGTCTCCACCACTAGCCTCATGTCGCTCTGCGTTCGATCCGATGACCACCTCGGAGCCGTCTCCTTGTTCTCTGGAATATTGTGCTCTGGTGGGCCGCCGGATGGCTTCGCCGTTGTTAGCGCCCTCTCCGCTTCAGGCCGGATGGGCGATGTCAGAATCGGTAGGACGGTTCATGCTATGGTCTATCGATGGGGGTTGGGCGGTGAGACGGTCGTTGGCAATGCGTTGATAGATATGTACTGTAGAAATGGAAGGATTGAGTTGGCTCGCAAGGTTTTCAGTGAAATGATTGTGAGAGATTCTGTAACGTGGAGCAGCATGCTTCATGGGAATATGAAACACATTGGATTGGAATCAGCATGCCAGTTATTTGATGAAATGCCGATGAAGGACACGAGTTGCTGGACAGTGATGATCACTGGTCATGTGCAAGCAAAGCATCCGGTCCGGGCGCTACAGCTGTTCCTTCGGATGAAATCAGAGGGGCACATTCCCACTCCAATCACGCTGGTGGGAGTTCTCTCGGCTTGTGCCGATATTGGAGCACTAGACCTTGGACGCACGGTACATGCATATATCAACAAGATAAATGTTGATGCTGATGTTACTGTCTATAATGCAGTGGTAGATATGTACTCGAAGAGTGGGAATGTTGGAATGGCCTACCAAATTTTTGATGAGATGATCTGCAAGGACGTTTTCACATGGACCACAATGATTTCTGGTTTAGCAGCTCATGGAGATGGATATGGAGCCATGAAAGTGTTCTCCAAGATGTTAGATTCTGGAGTTCTCCCAAATCAAGTCACATTTGTAGGTGTTTTGTCAGCATGCAGCCATTCTGGGATGATACATGAAGGTAGAAAATGGTTTGGCAGAATGAAGTCAATCTTCAATTTATCTCCTCAGCTAGAGCACTACGGATGCATGATTGATTTGTTAGGGCGAGCTGGATTGCTAAGCGAAGCAAAGTCGCTCATCGAAAAGATGGACACAGAACCAGATGCCATCATTTGGCGATCTCTGCTTAGTGCATGCCTAGCTCACAGTGATGCTCATTTAGCTGAGGTTGCAGGGAAGGAGATAATTAGAAAAGAACCAGAGGATGATGGCGTCTATGTGCTGCTGTGGAACATGTATGCCTCATTGAACAGATGGGAAGAAGCCTTGGAGATGAGAAAGAAGATGTGGAACAGGAAGGTGGTCAAGCAACCTGGATGTAGCTGGATTGAGGTGGATGGATTTGTCCATGAATTTCTAGTAGAAGACAGGACACATCACCTTCGAAGTGACATATATGTTATCTTGGAAGGGATGGCCAAGCAACTCAAGATGGATAGCAATATCTCCATATTCGATGAAAGTGACACAGGTGATTTTTTTCTGGACCCAGAGCTATTCATTTAG
- the LOC135625663 gene encoding uncharacterized protein LOC135625663, whose protein sequence is MANPRWRSQTSGYETMILATKIAFCFLGILSFGAAARVAVPAAIGALASALPGSLSFLRSWIAPPYLLVAIHFIVLVIWKLSEQQQHHHSEQWKAQERKTEPENPRKIECFAPIPDASLLRTPSPEICRDDISISPKTAAAVPGPELGESSSSDASCLTKESDERSMASSVFLAKEIVEPESKSSIAVAEAEDVPAAAGKAGMEDVSMNATWKAIMEKPSRAAAERAARRPEEAPPSASHDELNRRIEDFIKKNYEQIRLPSSRRRQLDMAIDTSY, encoded by the coding sequence ATGGCGAATCCGAGATGGCGTTCTCAGACCAGCGGATATGAAACCATGATTCTGGCCACCAAGATTGCTTTTTGCTTCCTTGGCATACTCTCCTTCGGCGCCGCCGCCAGAGTCGCCGTCCCCGCTGCCATCGGGGCCCTAGCCTCTGCCCTCCCGGGATCCTTGTCCTTCCTTCGCTCGTGGATCGCGCCTCCATACCTGCTCGTAGCCATCCATTTCATTGTACTTGTCATTTGGAAGCTCTCTGAACAGCAGCAGCACCACCACAGCGAGCAATGGAAGGCGCAGGAGAGGAAGACGGAGCCCGAGAATCCTAGAAAAATCGAGTGTTTTGCGCCGATTCCTGATGCGAGCCTTCTCCGGACTCCCTCGCCTGAGATCTGCCGCGACGATATCTCGATATCTCCGAAGACGGCGGCGGCGGTCCCGGGGCCGGAACTCGGTGAGTCCTCGTCGTCCGACGCGTCGTGCCTCACGAAAGAATCAGACGAAAGATCCATGGCTTCGTCGGTGTTTTTGGCGAAAGAGATCGTGGAACCGGAATCCAAGAGCAGCATTGCGGTGGCGGAAGCGGAGGACGTGCCGGCCGCCGCGGGCAAAGCAGGTATGGAGGACGTTTCGATGAACGCCACGTGGAAGGCGATCATGGAGAAGCCGTCTCGGGCGGCGGCGGAGCGGGCCGCGAGACGACCGGAGGAGGCTCCCCCATCCGCGAGTCACGACGAGTTGAACCGGCGAATTGAGGATTTCATCAAGAAGAACTACGAGCAGATCCGGCTTCCCAGCAGCCGCCGGCGGCAGCTAGATATGGCAATCGACACGTCATATTAA
- the LOC135625923 gene encoding protein ROOT PRIMORDIUM DEFECTIVE 1-like — MSGGAAAACLPTLFRRCKTTSAQYVASRSMDPTFEKLMEGYKHFLKVLAVQDLILASPSASLPLPVLSAAAPRLRLSRGATHFVRTFPRIFSLLYDPSAAQPLVRLTPTAARIASDESDAASASAPDAVDRLRRLLCMSSSRSLPLRAVFRVWRELGLPDDFEDSIIARNSTIFVLRTNPRETNTHLLEFVDQSQTPKFTPVVDAWRCQERNQADEAELKFAFKQGFPPGMRLTKNYRARLKEWQRLPCAGPYDVGGGGNARSKAGMRALEKRAVGIAHEFLSLTVEKMVEVEKISHFRKWFGVDLNIRDLFLDHPGMFYLSTKGKRHTVFLREAYDKGRLIDPNPIYEARRRLLELVLMRRRGMGADSAGRRASRSEEDVEVDMEEGCSSDSDTRYDFGE, encoded by the coding sequence ATGTCGGGAGGCGCTGCGGCCGCATGTCTCCCCACCCTTTTCCGCCGCTGCAAGACCACCTCTGCCCAGTACGTGGCCAGTCGATCCATGGACCCAACCTTTGAGAAGCTGATGGAGGGGTACAAGCACTTCCTCAAGGTGCTCGCCGTCCAGGACCTTATCCTCGCCTCCCCTTCCGCTTCCCTCCCTCTCCCCGTCCTCTCCGCCGCCGCCCCCCGCCTTCGCTTATCCCGCGGCGCCACCCACTTCGTCCGCACATTCCCCCGCATCTTCTCCCTCCTTTACGACCCCTCCGCCGCTCAGCCCCTCGTCCGCCTCACCCCCACCGCCGCCCGCATCGCCTCTGATGAGTCCgatgccgcctccgcctccgcccccGATGCCGTTGACCGATTGCGGCGGCTCCTCTGCATGTCATCCTCCCGATCCCTCCCCCTCCGTGCCGTCTTCAGGGTTTGGAGAGAGCTCGGTCTCCCCGACGACTTCGAGGACTCGATCATCGCCCGTAACTCCACCATCTTCGTTCTTCGCACGAACCCTAGGGAAACCAACACCCATCTCCTCGAGTTCGTCGACCAATCCCAAACCCCCAAATTTACCCCGGTGGTGGATGCTTGGCGGTGCCAGGAGCGGAACCAAGCAGACGAGGCAGAGCTGAAGTTCGCGTTCAAGCAAGGGTTTCCTCCCGGGATGCGGCTGACCAAAAATTACCGCGCCAGATTGAAGGAGTGGCAGCGATTGCCGTGCGCGGGGCCGTACGACGTCGGTGGTGGCGGAAACGCAAGGTCGAAAGCTGGAATGCGGGCGCTGGAGAAGAGGGCGGTGGGGATCGCGCACGAGTTCTTGAGCTTGACGGTGGAGAAGATGGTGGAGGTAGAGAAGATTAGCCACTTCAGGAAGTGGTTCGGGGTTGATCTCAACATAAGGGACCTGTTCCTGGACCACCCTGGGATGTTCTACCTCTCGACGAAGGGGAAGCGGCACACGGTGTTCCTCAGGGAGGCTTATGACAAGGGGAGGTTGATCGATCCGAATCCAATTTACGAGGCGAGAAGGAGGCTTCTTGAGCTCGTGCTAATGCGCCGCCGAGGAATGGGTGCTGATTCAGCGGGAAGGAGAGCATCAAGATCCGAAGAGGACGTAGAAGTTGACATGGAAGAAGGGTGTTCTTCAGATTCAGATACTCGATATGATTTTGGAGAGTAG